TCGTTGGGCTTCGGCGGCGTACTGGTCGCGTACCTCAGGGTCGTCGACCGTACCGAGATTCTCCGGATCGGCGTCGACCGCTGCGGTCGTCTCCCGGGCGTCGGTAAAGGAGGTGAGCGCCCGCTCTTTGCGGAAGTAGCGCCGACCATCTGTGGTGGCGTAGGTGAGGATGATGAGGTTCTGCTCGTCGTCGGAGTACGTCCGCTCGACGAGCCACACGCGAACGCCGTCGTCGGTGAGGTCGGCCTCGTCGTGGTCGTCTCGCATGGTGAACGGTTCGCGAGCGAGTCGGAAGTGGGTACTGGTGGAGACGGAGGACGGGTCCGCCTACGGCGCGACGCCGACGGTGAGCAGCGTCCCGAACTCGCGGTAGCGTTCGACCATCGCCTCGCGGGTGTCCCACTCGTCGGTGGGAAACGCCGACTCGTCGGGGATCTCGGTCTCGAGGTCCGGGATACGGTCCTGTTCGGCGACGTACAGGCCCGCTTCACGAAACGCCTCGCGGTACTCCGCGTGGCTCCAGCGAGTCATCTCCACGGAGATCTTGTCCTGCCACCCGTGGGAGTGGACGTTCTCCTCGTAGTAGTTGACCGCACAGTAGAACGTGCCGCCAGAACGGAGGACGCGGGCGATCTCCTCGAGCGTCTCGTGGGGGTCGGCGGCGTAGTAGAACGCCTCCATCGACCAGACGTGGTCGATCGAGTCGTCGGCGAACGGCAGGTGGCCGAAGTCGCCGACGACGTAGCCAACCTGCGGGTCGTCGGTGTAACTGGCGGCGTTGCGGGCCATCTCCGGCGCGCCGTCGAGGCCGTAGACTCGCCCCGCGTCGGCGGTGTCCCGAAGCGCACGCCCGGCGTAGCCGCTGCCACAGCCAAGGTCGAGGACGACGTCCCCGGGTTCGACCGGCATCCGGGCGAGCGCGTGCTTCGCCGTGTGCCAGTGGCGTGCTTCCATCCCTCGGTCCCTGCCCTCTGCTGCCCAGGCGTCGAACTCCTCGCGAACGCTCATGGACGAGGGCACGCGTGCACGCCACTAAACTGAACAGGTTCGTAGTTCGCTTCAGGTTCGGTTCGTATCGGGTGCGTCGAACCCGTCTGCTCACACCGTCGTCGCCGTTCGAGGGTGGCCACCAGAACGCTCTTTAGGCCGGCAACTGAAGCACGTCTCGAGGGTTTTAGGCCGGCCAAAATCGGAAGCTATTTGTGTTTTAGGTTGGCCTAAACTAGATATGGGACTTAGACACGGAGACGAGCCCCAGAGTCGGGGGTCGATCGGCAGACGACGGTTTCTCGCGGCGACGGGACTCACGGTCTCGAGCGCGGCGCTCGCGGGCTGTTTCGGCGGGAACGACGCAGATCTCACGATCTTCTCCGGTCGAACGGAAGACCAGATCGAGCCAATCTTCCGTGAGGTCGAGGATCGCCTCGAGATAACGATCGCCGACCGGTACGGGAGTTCCGAGGGGATGGTCGGCGAGATCGTCGAGGCGGGCGAGGGCAGCGGCGCCGACCTCTTCTACACGCAGGACTCGGGGACGCTCGGCGCGCTCAAGGCCGAAGGCCGAACCGCCGACCTCTCGGACGCCGCTGTCGACGCAGTCCCCGAAGCGTACCGCGATCCCGACGGGACGTGGGTCGGCGTTTCCGGGCGCACGCGGGCGATCGCGTACAACACCGATCGCTGGGCCGCCGAAGAGCTGCCGAACGACATCTTCGCCTACGCGGAGGACGACCGCTTCGACGGTGAGCTAGGCTGGCGCGTTGACTCCGGTTCGTTCCTCTCATTCATGCGTGCCATGATGATCGAGTACGGCGAGGACGCCACCCGCGAGTGGGTCGAGGGGCTCCAGGCGCTCGGCATCACGAACAACGAGGGCGGGATGACCACCCCACAGCAGATC
This portion of the Natronobeatus ordinarius genome encodes:
- a CDS encoding class I SAM-dependent methyltransferase; this encodes MSVREEFDAWAAEGRDRGMEARHWHTAKHALARMPVEPGDVVLDLGCGSGYAGRALRDTADAGRVYGLDGAPEMARNAASYTDDPQVGYVVGDFGHLPFADDSIDHVWSMEAFYYAADPHETLEEIARVLRSGGTFYCAVNYYEENVHSHGWQDKISVEMTRWSHAEYREAFREAGLYVAEQDRIPDLETEIPDESAFPTDEWDTREAMVERYREFGTLLTVGVAP
- a CDS encoding ABC transporter substrate-binding protein; protein product: MGLRHGDEPQSRGSIGRRRFLAATGLTVSSAALAGCFGGNDADLTIFSGRTEDQIEPIFREVEDRLEITIADRYGSSEGMVGEIVEAGEGSGADLFYTQDSGTLGALKAEGRTADLSDAAVDAVPEAYRDPDGTWVGVSGRTRAIAYNTDRWAAEELPNDIFAYAEDDRFDGELGWRVDSGSFLSFMRAMMIEYGEDATREWVEGLQALGITNNEGGMTTPQQIANGELSVGFVNHYYVGRLLEDDPDAPINVTFTNGDVGALFNVSGVALVDTADDVDLAREVVEEFLAEGVQELFVELNAEYPVVDGVEYTGDMPGPDELNPPTFDLNDLADVDPASDLLRETGVL